From the genome of Ooceraea biroi isolate clonal line C1 chromosome 10, Obir_v5.4, whole genome shotgun sequence:
GCCTTGAATAATCGACCGGAAATGGATGCCTATTTTGGAACCGGATTACGTACCAAAACATACGTATCTATGTTTCGTGATATGTTAACATtataaaacaagataaaattaaaaaaagaaacatagaGAATACTCGTATCtgtcaaaaaaagaaaaatttcacagCAAccatatcattaattaatttgtgttGTAAATTCATCATAAATCTTTTTACGAAGAAAACTTGTGGAAAAATTTATGGAAACTTAATCCAGAGTGCATTATCGGACATTGCGAGCTATACGCTGTCTATTATTACAACAAAGAAAATgctttcttaaaaataaaatgctgaTGTTGATAATAACTAATGAGAAGACCAAATTCATATCATTGTACAAAGCTCAGAATTATAATACGAACGGTCATAGATCCGGTCATTCGAACGCAGTTTCATGTTATAAAACAGAGATTATCATTCGTTCCCTGGATAATTGTCAAAAGATTACTTCGTTTCGACCATGAACCCTGTGAAAATCTCGCTAAAAACGCGTGAAGTGGTCATATGCTCTTGTGCCGCGGACTACTCGTTAGGATGGCAAATGCAAATCAATCGTCAAGATCATATAATTTGATTTGATATGTGACGCGGCACAAAGGAGcataatattatctttttttggCCAATGTAGAGCGTCCATCTAGCAATTATTTATCTATCTTTTAGAATAGTTCGACGTTTGTCTTTGCCCCGGGTGTAGATTTAATCTCTTTTGGAAGCATTCCTTGCGGCACGCGGTCAGAAGAAATTTTTCCGAGATCTCTGGAAAAGAAAGCGCATAAATGCAGGAAACAGAGAAAACGTGATGACGTTCATTGCGCGACATCGCGAAGTGCTCACCCGATCGCTTGTCGAACCGTGTCAATCAGGTTCTGCTATAAATGAGTAACCTCCAATCCGTGCGGGAGTCTGTGGCCTTGAGCGTGACTCATGGTAAGCTGACGCGTCGCCATCCCACCGCCGCACTGGCTGCTCCAGTCCGTAGTGGGTACCGACGTACGGTAGAATCTTGACGACGTCTTGTTAAATATCGGCAGCAGCTCGTTCGCCTCGGTAGATAGCGCCTGAGGACAGATGCAAAAAAGGCAAACGtaaagatttaagatttaattttagGAGATTCAActttacaaattattctaattCTATTAgattgttgcataatttctgtcgTGCGCTCatcttataaattatcattcgATTTTTTCAACTGTGCTGCTAGGTAGTACGCAAAGGTGCCAACATGCCAACCTAGCAGCACagttcaaaaataaatttaacaataatttattgcgaAGACGAGCGCACGAAATAcgacagaaattatgcaaccaTCTAACACATTTCCAAGTTTCAATTGTTTAGTTACAATCACCATTCTTCAAATCTTTGTTTTTAGGAACCAGAGCGTtacctttaaataaataatagcatCCGTTCCATAACCCTCGCAGCTAAGCAGCACGATGTCACCATGCAGATACCTGGCGTACAGCCGGGATAATGGCAAGCCGTACCCGTATCCTGCAAGTGGTACCGTATGCGCATCTGATTTGCTCGGCTGCGGGGCGGTGCTATACATGTACTTAAATAAATGGTCCGTCTGTGAACGAGGGATGCCGCCACCCTTGTCAGATATCTGCAAAGGCGAAGCAAGGAAGTGGCCAATCGTCGCAATCGACTTGATTTTATTGTTGTCGCGTAAGTGAACTGCGTTAAAGATCCTCTTTGTACCTTCACGCAAATATCCTCCTTGCCGCGCACCAGTAGGACCTCGAGTGGCGGATAATTGTCCGAATCTGATCCATGGTGCTCCATGACAGCTCGCATGCTGTTCTTGAACAGCTCGAACAACATGTGGTACAAGTGGCTCGGCACATAAATGATCCTGATCTCACTGCTGCGTTCAAGTTCTGAAAAAAACGAGACGATGGTTACTGCTCGATTATCGTTGATGCCGGACTATTACTAACGCTGGTACGATCAACAATCATTGTTCAAACTTGCCATTATGCTGCTTCACTACTAATTCCGGGCTGGCCAGGTAATATTGATCGCACAGAAAACGCGCGTTCTCATACGCGTCCTTAATAACCGCCATCACGTCGCAAGATGGATCTATGCAGCCTACGTGTCTACTATGCCCGTTCAGCTGACCACCGAAGAGGAGAGCTGAAAAGTGAGATTAATTAATGGAACGCCCACACACACGTGATGCGTACTTGAACACTCGCCAGCGCGCTGGCAAACTTACTGAGACGGAAACTTACTGTGCTGATTAATCAGCATGCGAATGGAAATGCGAGACATGAAGAATCTGTCAAGGAAATACTGAATGCTGTTCTCAGTTTGTACGTCCACGTCATGGGATTCCTTCAGCTCCAGCACGCCCTGCGCCATCGTCTGAACGACATCGGTGTGTCTGTTCCGGATTTTGATCAAAGCTTGGCAGAATCTGTAAGGAGAACCAAACTCGTGTGACGCATTTAGCACTATATGCGAGACTCTTCATTAATGCTACCAAGAGTATTAATGCTCCTGAGTGATACTCGTATTTGTTACACTTAATTGATATTgctaattaatgtttatagtATCGCCTCATCCAAGAGAGTGCTTAATTCACACACTCACTTGTCTAAAGTGGTCTCGTTGATTTCGGCTTTCTCAAAGTCTATTATTTCGTCGAAGGAAGTGGCATATAAGTTATTCACAATACCCACACTAGGCATCTTCAGCAGATTGTCTGGCAGCAAGTGGATCTCCTTCATAATGTTGGCAAGACGTACTGGCAGTTCCTTCCTCAGGAATATAAAGGATTTTCTCTCACAGGCACTTAAACCTGAAAACCACACGTACATTTTATCATATGAATGTTACAGTCAACATTGTCGAGTATATAAACACAATTTATTTTCGTCAATAATGAAATTTCGTCTAGAATAAAAGAATACAGAATCCGAATTACTAATCGATATCCTAATATCTCACATGGAACGACAGAAAATCGTCGTTTCcaaaatttgatataaaaatacaattagaTAGCAAGaacttaatataatttgcgGGAAATAAGATTTTGTGCAATTCATTCGACATggattttttatctcttttccgatcgattttcgtctttctttctcgattGATGAAGTTTTACGTAACACATTGACGTAAAACCAGGACGGCTACAAACAAAACTGGTTTCGCCTGATATTGTGTTTTTCTCGCCCGCCAGGCGATAAAATACATGTTTGCCACAGAAATTAGAAGCGTCTCCCAGAAAAAGTCATAATTCACCGGCGTGTTATCGCGATAATGATAGAATTGGCGTGGAAAGAAACCGCAAGTTTGATGAAAATTTGCGGCGTTTTGACAAATGACCTGCATTAATCGTGTACAGTTAACAGATGGGGTCCGTCAAGTGAACATATGTCGGGCAGACAATGATGTTAACGATAATTCTGTTTGTATCGATAAAGCCTTTATCGGACGCGACGTTTACGCAAGCGTTCTCATTTTTCGCGGTTTGGTGATGTCAAGAGCCTGGATTTACgaatatttacaatttgcGATTGCAATAGAACAAACAGGAAGGTGTCCAACTATATTTACACCcggaaatcaagaatatttatatatttctttcatcaaTAAATTTGCAAAGTCTATTTGCTACTCCAACTGGTAacaatatctaatattttaaatccCGTAAACACGttactaaaataatttatgattacGATGTATACACGCAAACGAGTTCTGGCAGAAAGAAGTTATTGGAGTTCAATGCTCCACGCTAGCACTGAGAAGATTagtgttaaatatttgatttcaACATCCTGAAAAcaacaatgttttataaaatgtacgaTCTTATAACATCGTGAAAAACGTAATTTCTCCCAGGCAAGCTGGTATGTATTATCCTTCGTTTATGGAATACCGAAAATCAATAGCAACTTCCGTTAAATAGCTGGATAGCTTTTAGTGATCATACATTGACCTACTTAACGACATGTCGCTATCACTATTGACAAATGAGCTATAGCTCTAAGCCCTCGCGTACTGCTCATACTCGACGCGCCTTCACTAAATGTTCGCCATTCGATCGTAATGAGTCATTGGAGCAATCagcgaaattttaataaatatttaaataacaagacctctaataacaataaaattctaatatgATTAGGTAACAAACCTCTATGTGGTTTCATCTTTCCGCCACTGACATTCTTGttaaaactttacaaatgctCACATCGTGATCAACATTTTActtgctttattttattgtcgAAAAGTGGAGAAGGCAGTATGTAGCACTGAAACCCGTGCGAAACAGCCGCCGCCGGAAATCTTCATAGTGGAAATGTCGATCGATCGTCTATGAAATATTCGG
Proteins encoded in this window:
- the LOC105278201 gene encoding pyruvate dehydrogenase (acetyl-transferring) kinase, mitochondrial, with the protein product MKLTRNCLGNIGKMLDFYSQFNPSPLSIKQFIDFGLSACERKSFIFLRKELPVRLANIMKEIHLLPDNLLKMPSVGIVNNLYATSFDEIIDFEKAEINETTLDKFCQALIKIRNRHTDVVQTMAQGVLELKESHDVDVQTENSIQYFLDRFFMSRISIRMLINQHTLLFGGQLNGHSRHVGCIDPSCDVMAVIKDAYENARFLCDQYYLASPELVVKQHNELERSSEIRIIYVPSHLYHMLFELFKNSMRAVMEHHGSDSDNYPPLEVLLVRGKEDICVKISDKGGGIPRSQTDHLFKYMYSTAPQPSKSDAHTVPLAGYGYGLPLSRLYARYLHGDIVLLSCEGYGTDAIIYLKALSTEANELLPIFNKTSSRFYRTSVPTTDWSSQCGGGMATRQLTMSHAQGHRLPHGLEVTHL